The proteins below come from a single Synechococcus sp. WH 8101 genomic window:
- a CDS encoding 3-isopropylmalate dehydratase small subunit 2: MTSPGSFPQGEIRQISGSAFTLRGDDIDTDRIIPARFLKCVSFEALGDQVFADDRSELGGTHPFDQPAHAGASILVVNGNFGCGSSREHAPQALMRWGIRALIGVSFAEIFHGNCLALGIPCATATPEQVLALQAAVEADPGRRWTLNLEANACSEPQAGSWSISLDPGAREMLLTGRWDATSQLVARDAELRATMATLPYLNGF; the protein is encoded by the coding sequence ATGACCTCTCCCGGCAGCTTCCCCCAGGGTGAAATCCGCCAGATCAGCGGGTCTGCCTTCACATTGCGCGGTGATGACATCGATACCGATCGGATCATTCCCGCCCGTTTTCTCAAGTGCGTCAGCTTTGAGGCGCTCGGCGATCAGGTGTTTGCCGACGATCGCAGCGAGCTGGGCGGTACTCACCCCTTCGATCAGCCCGCCCATGCCGGTGCCTCGATTCTTGTGGTGAACGGCAACTTCGGCTGCGGTTCCAGTCGTGAGCACGCCCCCCAGGCGTTGATGCGTTGGGGGATCCGTGCCCTGATCGGCGTCAGCTTCGCTGAGATCTTTCATGGCAATTGCCTGGCGCTCGGGATTCCCTGCGCCACAGCCACGCCGGAGCAGGTGCTGGCGCTTCAGGCTGCTGTGGAGGCCGACCCCGGCCGCCGCTGGACGCTCAATCTGGAGGCCAACGCCTGCAGTGAGCCCCAGGCCGGTAGCTGGTCGATCAGCCTGGATCCCGGTGCCCGGGAGATGCTGCTCACTGGCCGCTGGGATGCGACATCGCAGCTGGTGGCCCGCGATGCAGAGCTCAGGGCGACCATGGCCACGCTTCCTTACCTGAACGGGTTTTAG
- a CDS encoding HAD-IC family P-type ATPase: MRSPDAIRPPHASSLAELLQSLGSDGDRGMAAHAVALRQQQEGWNRLSERRRRPLALRFLQQFHDPLLYTLLAVGAVKLLSGSPREALAVWSVTLINGVIGFVQESRAETAIAALASAVRTEVEVVREGQHQRLASDQLVRGDLVCLAAGDKVPADLRLLRGRDLRVDESVLTGESLPVSRDPAPLPADTPLPERASMLHAGTFVVAGQGVAVVTAIGDATEVGKISTSLQDQPSLSTPLTRQIQRFGRRLLQLIVGLALMTFVIGVWRGREPLEMFDGAVALAVGAIPEELPAIVTIILAIGVHRMAARNAIIRRLPAVEALGSTTVICSDKTGTLTENRMTVQEIHAGGESRALASLWAGDGDDALSRNQALRDTLLAGLLCNDASLVREDGKSSQATPQAIGDPTETALLLAADRAGFDQHQIRHHHPRLDGIPFSSELQFMATLHGSRRILLKGSVEALLPRCSRQRAADGAAEPLDRQAVESAVAAMASRGLRVLAFAIGVPEPDQERLELEHVEGGLDFLGLQGLMDPPRTEAIRAVRVCRRAGIRVVMITGDHAGTARAIAERLGLRADTVLEGRQLDALDAAGLAEAVSGCDLFARVAPAQKLALVQALQSRGEVVAMTGDGVNDAPALRQADIGIAMGRGGTEVARESAAMLLTDDNFATIEAAVEEGRAVYVNLRRTLAFLLPVNGGASMTILLGALLGLELPVTALQVLWLNMVSSLTMSVPLAFEPPAPGLMDRPPRPVHQPLLTRPLLLRVLLVSIFNWLLLFGLFSLVIERSDDLALARTMAVQGLVLSQVVYLIGISRISHGPWPGGPTWRRLRQASVLLIGLALALCLQVLYSQSHWLNAFFGTVPLNLNQWGVCMVPMLLMLPLSALTRWLDPIDRTNITA; this comes from the coding sequence ATGCGGTCACCCGACGCCATTCGCCCTCCCCATGCCAGCTCTTTGGCCGAGCTGCTGCAGAGCCTCGGGAGCGATGGCGATCGTGGTATGGCGGCCCATGCTGTGGCGCTGCGTCAGCAGCAGGAGGGCTGGAATCGGCTGTCTGAGCGGCGGCGGCGGCCGTTAGCGCTGCGCTTTCTGCAGCAATTTCATGATCCGCTTCTTTACACCCTGCTGGCGGTGGGCGCCGTCAAGCTGCTGAGCGGGTCGCCCCGGGAAGCTCTGGCGGTCTGGAGCGTCACCCTGATCAATGGTGTGATCGGCTTTGTGCAGGAGAGCCGCGCCGAAACAGCGATTGCAGCCCTGGCCAGTGCGGTGCGCACGGAGGTGGAGGTGGTGCGGGAAGGCCAGCATCAGCGTCTGGCCTCCGATCAGCTGGTGCGCGGTGACCTCGTCTGCCTGGCCGCCGGCGACAAGGTGCCGGCGGATCTGCGCTTGTTGCGGGGGCGGGATCTGCGGGTGGATGAATCGGTGTTGACTGGTGAATCGCTGCCGGTGAGCCGAGATCCGGCGCCGCTCCCGGCCGACACCCCCTTGCCGGAGCGGGCTTCGATGCTGCATGCCGGCACTTTTGTGGTGGCCGGTCAGGGGGTTGCGGTCGTCACGGCGATCGGCGATGCCACCGAGGTGGGGAAGATCTCCACCTCTCTGCAGGATCAGCCAAGCCTGAGTACGCCGCTCACCCGGCAGATCCAGCGTTTCGGACGCCGTCTGCTCCAACTCATCGTCGGCCTGGCGCTCATGACCTTCGTGATCGGGGTCTGGCGGGGGCGCGAACCGCTGGAGATGTTCGATGGAGCCGTTGCCCTGGCGGTGGGTGCGATTCCGGAGGAACTGCCAGCGATCGTCACGATCATCCTGGCGATCGGTGTGCATCGCATGGCCGCACGCAACGCGATCATCCGGCGCCTGCCGGCGGTGGAGGCCCTCGGAAGCACCACCGTGATCTGTTCCGACAAAACCGGCACCCTCACAGAGAACCGGATGACCGTGCAGGAGATCCATGCCGGGGGCGAGAGTCGTGCGCTCGCGTCCCTCTGGGCCGGCGATGGCGACGATGCGCTCAGTCGGAATCAGGCCCTGCGCGACACCCTGCTGGCCGGTCTGCTTTGCAATGACGCCAGCTTGGTGCGCGAGGACGGCAAGTCGTCGCAGGCGACTCCGCAGGCGATCGGCGATCCCACGGAAACGGCTCTGTTGCTGGCGGCGGATCGTGCCGGATTCGATCAGCACCAGATCCGGCACCATCACCCCCGGCTCGATGGCATCCCCTTTTCATCAGAGCTGCAATTCATGGCCACCCTGCACGGCAGCCGCCGCATTCTTCTGAAGGGTTCGGTGGAGGCACTGCTGCCCCGCTGTAGCCGGCAACGCGCGGCCGACGGCGCCGCCGAGCCCCTCGATCGGCAGGCCGTTGAGAGCGCCGTGGCGGCGATGGCCTCCCGGGGGCTGCGGGTGCTGGCGTTTGCGATCGGCGTGCCCGAGCCCGATCAGGAGCGCCTCGAGCTTGAGCATGTGGAAGGCGGCCTCGACTTTCTCGGGCTTCAGGGCTTGATGGATCCACCCCGGACTGAGGCGATCCGCGCCGTGCGGGTCTGCCGCCGCGCCGGCATTCGCGTGGTGATGATCACCGGTGACCATGCCGGCACGGCCCGAGCGATTGCTGAGAGGTTGGGCCTCCGGGCCGACACCGTCCTGGAGGGCCGGCAGCTGGACGCTCTGGATGCGGCGGGGCTCGCTGAGGCGGTGAGCGGTTGTGATCTGTTTGCGCGGGTGGCTCCAGCCCAGAAGCTCGCGCTGGTGCAGGCCCTGCAGAGCCGGGGCGAGGTGGTGGCGATGACGGGGGATGGCGTGAATGATGCGCCGGCTCTGCGTCAGGCCGATATCGGCATCGCCATGGGACGCGGCGGCACGGAGGTGGCGCGTGAATCGGCAGCCATGCTGCTCACCGATGACAATTTCGCCACGATCGAAGCGGCCGTGGAGGAAGGGCGGGCGGTGTACGTCAATCTGCGACGCACCCTGGCGTTTCTGCTGCCCGTCAACGGTGGGGCGTCGATGACGATCCTGCTCGGTGCCCTGTTGGGGCTGGAGTTGCCGGTCACGGCCCTTCAGGTGCTTTGGCTCAACATGGTGAGTTCGCTCACCATGTCGGTGCCGCTCGCCTTTGAGCCCCCCGCTCCGGGGCTGATGGACCGCCCGCCTCGCCCCGTGCATCAGCCCTTGCTGACCAGGCCGTTGCTGCTGCGGGTGCTTCTGGTGTCGATCTTCAACTGGCTGTTGCTGTTCGGTTTGTTTTCACTGGTGATCGAGCGCAGCGACGATCTGGCGCTGGCCCGCACGATGGCGGTGCAGGGCCTGGTGTTGTCTCAGGTGGTGTATCTGATCGGCATCAGTCGCATCAGCCATGGCCCCTGGCCTGGAGGCCCTACCTGGCGGCGCCTGCGGCAGGCTTCGGTGTTGCTGATCGGCCTGGCCCTGGCGCTGTGCCTGCAGGTGCTCTACAGCCAAAGCCATTGGCTGAATGCCTTCTTCGGCACGGTGCCTCTCAACCTGAACCAGTGGGGGGTGTGCATGGTGCCGATGCTGCTGATGCTTCCCCTCTCCGCCCTCACGCGCTGGCTTGATCCGATCGATCGCACCAACATCACCGCCTAG
- the leuC gene encoding 3-isopropylmalate dehydratase large subunit, with protein sequence MSSGTLYDKVWDLHRVAELPGGSTQLFIGLHLIHEVTSPQAFAALEDKDLSVRCPERTVATVDHIVPTTSQARPFADPLAEEMLSTLERNCARHGITLHGLGSGRQGIVHVIAPELGLTQPGMTVACGDSHTSTHGAFGAIAFGIGTSQVRDVLASQSLAMNKLKVRRIWVDHQLGSGVFAKDLILHVIRTLGVKAGVGHAYEFAGPAIEALSMEERMTLCNMAIEGGARCGYVNPDQVTIDYLAGRPGAPSGEAWDRAVAWWRSLASDPDANFDDEVRFDAAAIAPTVTWGITPGQGIAVNEAVPTPEQLEPSERPIAEEAYRYMDLTPGQPIAGVPVDVCFIGSCTNGRLSDLQAAAVVARGRQVSPGIRAFVVPGSEQVARAAEAEGLDAVFRAAGFEWREPGCSMCLAMNPDRLEGRQISASSSNRNFKGRQGSASGRTLLMSPAMVAAAAVTGQVTDVRHLAALPATA encoded by the coding sequence ATGAGCAGCGGCACGCTTTACGACAAGGTCTGGGATCTTCATCGTGTGGCTGAGCTGCCGGGAGGATCGACCCAGCTCTTCATTGGCCTCCACCTCATCCATGAGGTCACCAGCCCGCAGGCTTTCGCCGCCCTTGAAGACAAGGACCTCAGCGTGCGCTGCCCGGAACGCACAGTGGCCACCGTCGATCACATCGTGCCCACCACCAGTCAGGCTCGACCCTTCGCCGATCCCCTCGCCGAGGAGATGCTCAGCACGCTGGAGCGCAACTGCGCCCGCCATGGCATCACCCTGCATGGCCTGGGCAGCGGCCGTCAGGGCATCGTGCATGTGATTGCGCCGGAGCTCGGTCTCACCCAACCGGGGATGACGGTGGCCTGCGGTGATTCCCACACCTCCACCCACGGCGCCTTCGGTGCGATCGCCTTCGGCATCGGCACCAGCCAGGTGCGCGATGTGCTGGCCAGCCAGAGCCTGGCGATGAACAAGCTCAAGGTGCGCAGAATCTGGGTCGACCATCAGCTCGGATCGGGGGTCTTCGCCAAAGACCTGATCCTGCACGTGATCCGCACCCTGGGGGTCAAGGCGGGTGTGGGCCATGCCTATGAATTCGCCGGACCGGCGATTGAAGCGCTCTCGATGGAGGAGCGCATGACCCTCTGCAACATGGCGATCGAAGGTGGTGCTCGCTGCGGTTACGTCAATCCCGACCAGGTGACCATCGATTACCTCGCAGGACGCCCGGGTGCGCCCAGCGGCGAGGCCTGGGATAGGGCTGTGGCCTGGTGGCGTTCGCTGGCGTCTGATCCTGATGCCAACTTCGATGACGAGGTGCGTTTCGATGCTGCAGCGATTGCCCCCACCGTGACCTGGGGGATCACCCCTGGGCAGGGCATCGCCGTGAATGAGGCGGTGCCGACCCCGGAGCAGCTTGAACCCTCCGAGCGCCCGATCGCCGAGGAGGCGTATCGCTACATGGATCTCACCCCCGGGCAGCCGATCGCCGGCGTGCCGGTGGACGTGTGTTTCATCGGCAGCTGCACCAACGGCCGCTTGAGTGATCTGCAGGCGGCGGCGGTGGTGGCGCGGGGGCGCCAGGTCTCCCCCGGGATCCGGGCGTTTGTGGTGCCCGGTTCCGAGCAGGTGGCCCGGGCCGCCGAAGCTGAGGGCCTTGATGCGGTGTTCCGTGCGGCGGGTTTCGAATGGCGTGAGCCGGGCTGTTCGATGTGTCTGGCCATGAATCCGGATCGCCTGGAGGGTCGGCAGATCAGTGCCAGCTCCAGCAACCGCAATTTCAAAGGCCGGCAGGGGTCGGCGAGTGGTCGCACGCTGCTGATGAGCCCGGCCATGGTGGCGGCCGCCGCAGTCACCGGACAGGTGACGGATGTGCGCCATCTCGCGGCCCTGCCGGCCACGGCTTGA
- a CDS encoding competence/damage-inducible protein A, with the protein MGSSSRGVELLCVGTELLLGNILNGNARWIAEQLASLGMPHFRQSVLGDNRERLIAFAREAAERSRVLITTGGLGPTPDDLTAEALAAAFAVPLEERPEVWADIEAKLAARGKVPSPSLRNQALLPKGAAVLPNPTGTAPGMIWTPREDFTILTFPGVPSEMRAMWTESAAPWLRAAALTQGVIASRQLHFWGIGESRLAEQVEDLLSGTNPTVAPYSGGGEVMLRLTAQASSEPEAQRLLDPLEQELRQRSGRLCFGRDGETLASVVLALLQQRGETLAVAESCTGGGLGAALTEVPGASAVLLGGVVAYADAVKQHLLGVSAELLACHGAVSDPVAEAMAEGVRRCTGADWGVAITGIAGPGGGSATKPVGLVHLAVAGPDGCRSGAERFGSSHGRSWVRRLSVGEALNRLRLRLLDAPPG; encoded by the coding sequence GGGTCCAGCTCCAGGGGGGTTGAGCTGCTCTGCGTGGGCACGGAGTTGCTGCTCGGCAACATCCTCAATGGCAATGCCCGCTGGATTGCGGAGCAGCTGGCGTCACTCGGCATGCCCCATTTCCGGCAGTCGGTGCTCGGCGACAACCGCGAGCGTCTGATCGCTTTTGCGCGGGAGGCGGCGGAGCGTTCCCGGGTGCTGATCACCACAGGCGGGCTCGGTCCAACTCCGGATGACCTCACCGCCGAGGCTCTGGCCGCTGCTTTTGCGGTGCCACTGGAAGAGCGACCGGAGGTCTGGGCCGACATTGAGGCGAAGCTGGCCGCTCGCGGCAAGGTGCCCTCCCCCAGCCTGCGCAATCAGGCCCTGCTGCCCAAAGGCGCAGCTGTGCTTCCCAATCCCACCGGCACGGCCCCAGGAATGATCTGGACGCCTCGTGAGGACTTCACGATCCTCACCTTTCCCGGAGTGCCCAGCGAAATGCGGGCGATGTGGACCGAATCCGCGGCTCCCTGGTTGCGTGCCGCGGCGCTGACGCAGGGCGTGATCGCCAGTCGTCAGCTGCATTTCTGGGGCATCGGTGAATCCAGGCTGGCCGAGCAGGTCGAGGATCTTCTCTCTGGCACCAATCCCACCGTGGCTCCTTACTCCGGTGGTGGCGAGGTGATGCTGCGGCTGACAGCTCAGGCGTCGTCCGAGCCGGAGGCCCAACGGCTGTTGGACCCTCTCGAGCAGGAGCTGCGGCAGCGCAGCGGTCGTCTGTGCTTTGGGCGGGATGGGGAGACGCTGGCGTCTGTTGTGCTCGCGCTTCTGCAGCAACGGGGGGAGACCCTGGCCGTGGCTGAATCCTGCACCGGAGGAGGGCTCGGCGCTGCCCTGACGGAGGTGCCGGGGGCTTCGGCTGTGCTTCTGGGCGGTGTTGTCGCCTATGCCGATGCTGTGAAGCAGCACCTCCTCGGAGTATCGGCTGAGCTGCTGGCCTGCCATGGCGCCGTGAGTGATCCGGTGGCTGAGGCGATGGCGGAGGGCGTGCGCCGTTGCACCGGCGCCGACTGGGGTGTGGCCATCACCGGGATCGCCGGCCCAGGCGGTGGCTCCGCGACGAAGCCGGTGGGTCTGGTGCATCTGGCTGTGGCGGGTCCGGACGGCTGCCGGAGTGGAGCGGAGCGTTTCGGCTCCAGCCATGGCCGCAGCTGGGTGCGGCGCCTCAGCGTGGGTGAAGCGCTCAATCGCCTGCGCCTGCGCCTGCTCGATGCCCCCCCTGGCTGA
- a CDS encoding pentapeptide repeat-containing protein produces MASPLPAAEMVPLRVEPFQDPRQQLLSTGACAGCDLRGVDLVGAHLIGADLREADLRGARLDEANLEGADLSGARLDGAGLKGATLTNAELAGTDLRRADLREAVVINAYAPGVRTEGMQFAGSDLTGSHLIYGGGPEE; encoded by the coding sequence ATGGCCTCTCCGCTGCCAGCGGCCGAGATGGTGCCGCTCCGGGTGGAGCCGTTTCAGGACCCTCGCCAGCAGTTGCTGAGCACGGGGGCTTGCGCGGGCTGTGACCTGCGAGGCGTGGATCTGGTCGGTGCCCATCTGATCGGTGCCGATCTGCGGGAGGCCGACCTACGCGGTGCCCGCCTGGATGAAGCCAATCTCGAGGGGGCCGATCTCAGTGGCGCGCGCCTCGATGGGGCTGGCTTGAAGGGCGCAACGCTCACCAATGCCGAGCTGGCGGGAACGGATCTTCGCCGTGCCGATCTGCGAGAGGCGGTGGTGATCAACGCCTATGCGCCGGGAGTGCGCACCGAGGGGATGCAGTTTGCCGGTTCTGATCTCACCGGCAGCCATCTGATCTACGGCGGCGGCCCCGAGGAGTGA